The following proteins are co-located in the Parafannyhessea umbonata genome:
- the nudC gene encoding NAD(+) diphosphatase gives MIQDIGDHGFDNAYAPKEPTPEAYALAYQGDNVLLAEKDGNLVLPRVRDWQAVLGPEARGVGALAPRYLFRVDGNDFFLVDEAAIQTGVVGMPRGFVFASVQTMRFYQPRWLAFAAVTGLQLSRWYLNNRYCGRCGCELGHVATSRELACPSCGNVVYPRINPCIIVGITRGDSLLLTKFAQGRYKHYALVSGFCEVGETLEQTIEREVMEEVGLRVRNIRYYKSQPWSFSDSLLMGFFADVDGDPTARPDHVELSVARWVARRDLPREHEDTSSLTNEMIELFARGDEPMPNQRGGRDGAV, from the coding sequence GTGATTCAGGACATCGGCGACCATGGCTTCGACAACGCGTACGCTCCCAAGGAGCCTACGCCCGAGGCGTACGCCCTCGCATACCAGGGCGACAACGTACTTCTGGCCGAGAAGGACGGCAACCTCGTGCTGCCGCGCGTTCGCGACTGGCAGGCCGTGCTTGGCCCGGAAGCCCGTGGGGTGGGCGCGCTGGCGCCACGCTACCTCTTCCGCGTCGACGGGAACGACTTCTTCCTGGTGGACGAGGCTGCGATCCAGACGGGCGTCGTGGGCATGCCGCGCGGCTTCGTGTTCGCGTCCGTGCAGACCATGCGCTTCTACCAGCCGCGATGGCTCGCGTTCGCGGCCGTCACCGGGCTGCAGCTTTCGAGGTGGTACCTCAACAACCGCTACTGCGGCCGCTGCGGCTGCGAGCTGGGACACGTTGCCACCAGCCGCGAGCTCGCGTGCCCCTCGTGCGGAAACGTCGTGTACCCGCGCATCAATCCTTGCATCATCGTGGGTATCACGCGGGGCGACAGCCTCCTGCTCACCAAGTTCGCCCAGGGGCGGTACAAGCACTACGCCCTCGTGTCGGGCTTCTGCGAGGTGGGCGAGACGCTGGAGCAGACCATCGAGCGCGAGGTAATGGAGGAGGTGGGCCTGCGCGTCCGCAACATCCGCTACTACAAGAGCCAGCCGTGGTCGTTTTCCGACTCGCTGCTCATGGGGTTCTTCGCGGACGTGGACGGCGACCCGACGGCGCGGCCCGACCACGTCGAGCTCTCCGTCGCGCGATGGGTGGCAAGACGCGACCTCCCGCGCGAACACGAGGACACGTCGAGCCTCACGAACGAGATGATCGAGCTCTTCGCCCGCGGCGACGAGCCGATGCCCAACCAGCGGGGAGGACGCGATGGTGCAGTATAG